GCTTGTTCAGGATAGATGCGGCAGTGGCCTGCATATTGGCAAGAATCTCCTGCGAGGAGTCCGACCAATCCTGGACCTTGTCTTGCACCTTGTCGCGGAATTTGTCTCGGAAAATGTCTTTGCCCCATTGCAGGGAATCACCGGCTTTCTCCGCATATGCCTGCACGGTTTCGCTGAACTTCGCAAGATTGTCGGCCAAATCGATGATGCCAAGCACTGTAATAATGGTATCCGCGACGATAAACGCCATGAAAATCACGCACATCCAGTGCACTACTGGCAAAGGAATCATCTGTGTAATGCGATTCACTTCAGGCTGTATCACATCGGTGATGAGCACACCCAGCAGACCGAACACAATCGCTCCAAGCAAGCAAATGCGCCCTTGAATGTTGAATCGGCGATGACTGTAATCCCACCATCGTGCGTGGAATAGCTTTTCCATGCCCCATGACGTGACATATTCAAGCATGCATGCACCGATTGAAGAAATGAGAAAAACCGCGAAGGGATTATGCAGATCATGCAGCAGCACAATCGCAAGAACGGCTCCGCAACCGTAGATCGGGCAGATGGGACCATTCAGGAAGCCACGATTCACCAAGCGACGTTCCGAAACGGACACGAGAATCGATTCATATACCCATCCGGCAAATGAATAGAACAGGAACCATAAGAACAGGTATTCCAGCATGAGCATGCTTTCGCGCCGTCACTTTCCACTTGTATGCATATTGACTTTCGGCTTGTAGAAGCGCTCAAGACTGACCGTTTCCCGTGTGGCGCTGATCTTATCCGCGACAGTCACCAAATACCCTTCAAGATACCGAGGCGGTATCGGCGTCAAAGGAAACATATGATTCTCGATGCTGTCACGTTCCACTCTATTGAGATGGAAATCGCGCACGGCATTGCGCATGGCGGTGCCACCATGGGTGAAACCATGCATACGATGACGGCCGCCATCATGCGCATGCCAGTCGTAAAGAAAATAATCGTGCAGCAAAGCGGCGCGAATCAACGAATGCAAATCC
This window of the Bifidobacterium pseudocatenulatum DSM 20438 = JCM 1200 = LMG 10505 genome carries:
- a CDS encoding putative ABC transporter permease, with product MLMLEYLFLWFLFYSFAGWVYESILVSVSERRLVNRGFLNGPICPIYGCGAVLAIVLLHDLHNPFAVFLISSIGACMLEYVTSWGMEKLFHARWWDYSHRRFNIQGRICLLGAIVFGLLGVLITDVIQPEVNRITQMIPLPVVHWMCVIFMAFIVADTIITVLGIIDLADNLAKFSETVQAYAEKAGDSLQWGKDIFRDKFRDKVQDKVQDWSDSSQEILANMQATAASILNKQQRRMINAFPRLRFTDSIKYSKIIETLHEMLRRK
- a CDS encoding HD domain-containing protein — translated: MPLTRTQIQQLVRLHGQEILCHEHMQIERVCYQHGVVTTFAHSIRVACLAVWIADRLRLWHRVDLHSLIRAALLHDYFLYDWHAHDGGRHRMHGFTHGGTAMRNAVRDFHLNRVERDSIENHMFPLTPIPPRYLEGYLVTVADKISATRETVSLERFYKPKVNMHTSGK